GATATTACTACTAGCTGCACAACCAAATGCAAAACTACGACTCGAAGGAACGGGTGTCGCCTGGCTGTCAGGGTTTGATGTAACAGTCACAATATCTGAAATGAGCTCACCTTGCCCGATAGACCGAGTTACTGGGTTTCTTACGTTGATGCTACATGTTTCGCTATCAGGCTCAGCACATGTACCGACTGGTTTGTCTGCATGGAAGCATATGGGTGACGTGCAGATAATTGGTTCCATCGATGATGAATCGTATCCCTCATGACAATTAAACCAGGGTAATTCCCCACCAGCAAGATCGACTACTAGTTTCACTTCGGCTTGCGGAGTTCCTTGGATGATTTTGACCATATATTGGAGTGTTGATGGATCTCTCTCAAGGTCGAAGATTATACCAGCGTTCGTAGGTGGCTGAGCATtcgagaaagaaataaagacgaACAGaagtagaaaaagaaaatgaacagtagaagaagagaaagaagtagCCATGGATTTGAAAAGAATATGAGATGATAAAAGATAGCTAGACATGCATTTTATTTATAGAGAGGGCTTGGATAA
This is a stretch of genomic DNA from Papaver somniferum cultivar HN1 chromosome 1, ASM357369v1, whole genome shotgun sequence. It encodes these proteins:
- the LOC113358427 gene encoding basic 7S globulin-like, which translates into the protein MATSFSSSTVHFLFLLLFVFISFSNAQPPTNAGIIFDLERDPSTLQYMVKIIQGTPQAEVKLVVDLAGGELPWFNCHEGYDSSSMEPIICTSPICFHADKPVGTCAEPDSETCSINVRNPVTRSIGQGELISDIVTVTSNPDSQATPVPSSRSFAFGCAASSNILAGLATTSKGVAGLGRASALSLPSQFADGFQFPNIFAVDLHDSIADEKVFETSGKIYFGGGPYIHFS